In Phaseolus vulgaris cultivar G19833 chromosome 10, P. vulgaris v2.0, whole genome shotgun sequence, a single genomic region encodes these proteins:
- the LOC137815536 gene encoding uncharacterized protein, producing METPFSLVYGSDAMIPVEIHESSPRFLGFVVEESNKERRVNLDLIDEAREEAKIKAEVVKRRVERQYSSKVKLRQFQVGDLVMRKAHPYKLENKLSPKWTGPFKVTKAKGNGSYKLETLEGGPIPRSWNAANLKFYFS from the coding sequence atggaaaCGCCTTTCAGCCTGGTGTATGGATCggatgccatgatcccagtggagATCCACGAGAGCTCGCCTCGTTTCCTAGGTTTCGTGGTAGAAGAGTCCAACAAAGAAAGGAGAGTCAACCTGGACCTAATAGATGAAGCCAGAGAAGAGGCGAAAATTAAGGCTGAGgttgtgaagagaagagtggagcgtcagtacagctctaaggtgaagctacGACAGTTCCAGGTTGGTgatctggtcatgaggaaggctcacccgtacaagttagaaaacaagttgtctcccaagtggactggaccgttcaaaGTAACCAAAGCTAAGGGGAATGGTTCATATAAGTTAGAGACTCTAGAAGGaggccccatcccacgtagttggaatgcggcgaatttaaagttttatttcagttga